In the Gemmatimonadaceae bacterium genome, one interval contains:
- a CDS encoding FkbM family methyltransferase — protein MDLDLLVQQAAQAIDAGDDAAAIRAVEALGANARDYAPAVWQVARFYAYKEAYGEAAELFRRAVTLDPRLSSVAFRLGPHTITLRDVEGSTMPALVLDELGAGMYGLRERTFAPGDVIIDVGAHIGVVSILVAKRFPDARIYAYEPASSNFAMLQANLEANGVRNVVAVQAAVAGAPGTLELAWSPSQTAGATAAQSAEKRDALIREGWRTETVPCVTLDDVFVAHGIERCAFLKLDCEGAEWEIVRRAAAIERVTAMAMELHIPFSRQAEGVPALQQAFIDILMGRSPRPDTVVSSTVWSRFD, from the coding sequence ATGGATCTCGACCTCCTCGTACAGCAGGCCGCGCAGGCAATCGACGCCGGCGATGACGCCGCCGCCATCCGGGCGGTGGAGGCGCTTGGCGCGAATGCCCGGGACTACGCCCCCGCGGTGTGGCAGGTCGCGCGGTTCTACGCGTACAAGGAGGCCTATGGCGAAGCCGCCGAACTCTTCCGGCGCGCGGTGACGCTCGATCCGCGCCTCTCGTCGGTGGCCTTTCGCCTGGGACCGCATACGATCACGCTGCGCGACGTGGAGGGCTCCACGATGCCGGCGCTGGTGCTCGACGAACTCGGCGCCGGCATGTACGGGCTGCGCGAGCGCACGTTTGCACCTGGCGACGTCATCATCGACGTAGGGGCGCACATCGGCGTGGTCTCGATCCTCGTCGCCAAGCGCTTTCCCGACGCACGCATCTACGCGTACGAACCGGCCTCGAGCAACTTCGCGATGCTTCAGGCAAACCTCGAGGCCAATGGCGTGCGCAACGTAGTGGCGGTGCAGGCGGCGGTGGCGGGAGCGCCGGGAACGCTGGAGCTGGCATGGTCACCGTCGCAAACAGCCGGCGCCACGGCCGCGCAGTCGGCGGAGAAGCGCGACGCGCTGATCCGTGAAGGGTGGCGCACCGAGACCGTCCCCTGCGTGACGCTGGACGACGTGTTCGTCGCGCACGGCATCGAGCGCTGCGCCTTCCTCAAGCTCGACTGCGAAGGCGCCGAGTGGGAGATCGTGCGCCGCGCAGCCGCGATCGAACGCGTCACGGCAATGGCGATGGAGTTGCACATCCCGTTCTCTCGTCAGGCAGAGGGTGTGCCCGCGCTGCAGCAGGCGTTCATCGACATCCTCATGGGGCGCTCTCCACGCCCCGACACGGTGGTGTCATCCACGGTGTGGTCGCGCTTCGACTAG